One window of Salegentibacter sp. Hel_I_6 genomic DNA carries:
- a CDS encoding glutaminyl-peptide cyclotransferase has protein sequence MNKFKLLCLLLLGFLIFSCGSNSDKKTSYFKLKTAENKTEFKLGETIEGSIENLKDRQIDSIQLYFQQQYLQTLKAATSFSVPLENTKLGRQKLEAIVFSEGETDTISDNLKILNNQSPKAYTYKVIKEYPHDNEAYTQGLEFYQDTLYESTGQYGNSSLRKLNLETGEVLNKINLEDNYFGEGLTILENKLYLLTWREKEGLIYNLDDFEQTGTFGYNQSKEGWGLCNDGEKLYKSDGTEKIWILDAKTLAEKDFIQVATNTKIYSKFNELEWVDGKIYANTYQFPSVTIINPENGAIEGVIDFRGLQERLGNLDDLDSQNHVLNGIAYNQNTNKIYVTGKNWDKVFEVEIIEK, from the coding sequence ATGAATAAATTTAAGTTGCTGTGCCTGTTATTATTAGGCTTTTTAATTTTTTCCTGCGGAAGTAATTCTGATAAAAAAACTTCTTATTTTAAGCTGAAAACTGCCGAAAATAAGACCGAATTTAAGCTGGGAGAAACGATTGAAGGTTCTATAGAAAACCTAAAAGACCGCCAAATAGATTCTATTCAACTTTATTTCCAACAGCAATATCTTCAAACTTTAAAAGCGGCAACTTCTTTTTCGGTTCCACTTGAGAATACAAAGTTAGGACGACAAAAGCTGGAAGCCATTGTTTTTTCTGAAGGAGAAACCGATACTATTAGCGATAACCTTAAAATTTTAAACAACCAGTCACCTAAAGCTTATACTTACAAAGTAATTAAGGAATACCCGCACGATAATGAAGCTTATACACAAGGTCTGGAATTTTACCAGGACACCCTATATGAAAGTACCGGGCAATATGGCAATTCTTCCTTGAGAAAACTCAACCTGGAAACCGGAGAAGTTTTAAATAAAATAAACCTGGAAGACAATTATTTTGGCGAAGGCCTTACGATTCTTGAAAATAAGCTTTACCTGCTAACATGGAGAGAAAAAGAAGGCTTGATTTATAATCTTGACGACTTTGAACAAACCGGCACTTTTGGTTATAACCAAAGTAAAGAAGGTTGGGGTTTATGTAATGATGGGGAAAAGCTTTATAAAAGTGATGGCACTGAAAAGATCTGGATTTTAGATGCTAAAACCTTAGCGGAAAAAGATTTTATCCAGGTGGCTACCAATACAAAAATTTATTCCAAGTTTAATGAATTGGAATGGGTTGACGGAAAGATCTATGCCAATACCTACCAATTTCCAAGTGTCACTATAATTAATCCTGAAAATGGCGCTATAGAAGGTGTGATCGATTTTAGGGGATTGCAGGAACGCTTAGGTAATCTTGATGATTTGGATTCTCAAAACCACGTGCTTAACGGAATTGCCTATAACCAAAATACCAACAAAATTTACGTGACCGGGAAAAACTGGGACAAAGTTTTTGAAGTAGAAATAATAGAAAAATAA
- a CDS encoding thioesterase family protein produces the protein MAETPEIFEQSFLVEERHLDEQNHVNNVQYVQWVQDVAKAHWESRATKEQNEKFFWIVVTHEISYKQQAFLGDKILLQTYVGETSHVKSVRHVIIKNAETEKVLVEAKTTWALMDQEKKRPTKISEELKKVFQQ, from the coding sequence ATGGCTGAAACCCCGGAAATATTTGAACAAAGCTTTTTAGTTGAAGAAAGGCACTTAGATGAACAGAACCACGTAAACAACGTGCAGTATGTACAATGGGTGCAGGATGTTGCTAAAGCGCATTGGGAATCGCGAGCCACCAAAGAGCAAAATGAGAAATTTTTCTGGATCGTGGTTACTCACGAAATTAGTTATAAGCAACAGGCTTTTTTGGGCGATAAGATTTTACTGCAAACCTATGTTGGTGAAACTTCTCATGTAAAATCTGTGCGGCACGTGATTATAAAAAATGCTGAAACCGAAAAAGTTTTGGTAGAAGCCAAAACCACCTGGGCACTTATGGACCAGGAAAAGAAAAGACCAACGAAGATCTCTGAAGAATTAAAGAAAGTTTTTCAGCAATAA
- the fahA gene encoding fumarylacetoacetase has translation MPITANDPNRKTWLETSENTDFPIQNIPFGVFLTRDDVITIGSRIGDFAIDLGALHQLGYFEGIPLTDDIFLQDTLNDFISDGKKTWRLVRNRIADIFDVKNEKLRDNEEHRQRVLFTLDEIEMQMPVQVGDYTDFYSSKEHATNVGTMFRDPENALLPNWLHIPVGYHGRSSSIIPSGIPVHRPQGQTKPKDSDTPVFGPSKRVDFEVEMAFITTDANVLGEPIPIEEAEDYIFGMVLFNDWSARDIQVWEYVPLGPFLAKNFASSISPWIVTLDALEPFRTEGPKPEKELFPYLQSTGKKSFDINLEVSLKPENSEETPLAKTNFKYMYWNMSQQLAHHTINGCPVNSGDMMASGTISGKTPDSYGSMLELSWKGEKPVKLKDGSERKFIEDHDTVIMRGYCESKGRRIGFGEVSSQLLPVFEPKKK, from the coding sequence ATGCCTATTACAGCTAACGACCCAAATAGAAAAACCTGGTTGGAAACCTCGGAAAATACCGATTTCCCTATTCAGAATATTCCTTTTGGGGTATTCCTAACCCGGGACGATGTAATTACCATAGGCTCCCGTATTGGAGACTTTGCGATAGACCTTGGTGCGCTGCACCAATTGGGTTATTTTGAAGGAATTCCGTTAACCGATGATATATTTTTACAGGACACCCTTAACGATTTTATTTCTGACGGAAAAAAGACCTGGCGACTGGTTAGAAACAGAATCGCTGACATTTTTGATGTTAAAAACGAAAAACTAAGGGATAATGAAGAGCATAGACAACGTGTGTTGTTCACTTTAGATGAGATTGAAATGCAAATGCCGGTTCAGGTTGGTGATTACACCGATTTCTATTCCAGCAAAGAGCACGCGACGAATGTTGGAACGATGTTCCGCGATCCTGAAAATGCACTTTTACCAAATTGGTTACATATTCCGGTTGGTTACCACGGAAGAAGTTCTTCTATAATCCCAAGTGGAATCCCGGTTCATCGCCCGCAGGGACAAACCAAACCAAAAGATTCTGACACTCCTGTTTTTGGACCTTCAAAAAGAGTAGATTTTGAAGTTGAAATGGCTTTTATAACAACAGATGCCAATGTTTTGGGAGAACCAATTCCTATTGAAGAGGCCGAAGATTATATTTTCGGAATGGTGTTGTTTAATGACTGGAGTGCGAGAGATATTCAGGTATGGGAATACGTGCCTTTAGGGCCATTCCTGGCTAAGAATTTTGCTTCTTCAATTTCACCATGGATAGTTACTTTAGATGCTTTAGAGCCTTTTAGAACCGAAGGACCAAAACCAGAAAAAGAATTATTTCCATATCTACAAAGTACAGGTAAGAAAAGTTTTGATATTAATCTTGAAGTTTCACTTAAACCTGAAAATTCAGAAGAAACACCTTTGGCAAAAACCAATTTCAAATATATGTATTGGAATATGAGCCAACAATTGGCCCACCATACTATAAATGGTTGCCCTGTGAATTCTGGAGATATGATGGCTTCTGGAACTATTTCAGGAAAAACCCCAGATAGTTATGGTTCTATGTTAGAATTATCCTGGAAAGGTGAAAAGCCAGTAAAACTTAAAGACGGAAGCGAACGTAAATTCATTGAAGATCACGATACGGTAATTATGCGTGGATATTGTGAAAGCAAAGGTCGTAGAATTGGCTTTGGCGAAGTAAGCAGCCAGTTACTACCGGTTTTTGAACCTAAGAAAAAATAA
- the ytxJ gene encoding bacillithiol system redox-active protein YtxJ: MGLLDKIFKGDGEETKDKSTFPWTDLTDKDQITIALEESKNKTVGIFKHSTSCGISKMVLRNFESQFEEDENTKLYFLDLKKHRDVSNAVAENLGVRHESPQFIILQNEEVVHHASHQDIDAAKLEELS; encoded by the coding sequence ATGGGATTACTGGATAAAATATTTAAAGGGGATGGTGAAGAGACTAAAGATAAGTCGACGTTTCCTTGGACAGATCTAACCGATAAGGATCAAATTACTATTGCATTAGAGGAATCTAAGAATAAGACCGTTGGAATTTTTAAGCATTCTACCAGCTGTGGAATTAGTAAAATGGTATTAAGGAATTTCGAGAGTCAGTTTGAGGAAGATGAAAATACAAAACTTTACTTTTTGGATTTAAAAAAGCATCGCGATGTGTCTAATGCTGTAGCCGAAAATTTAGGGGTAAGACACGAGAGCCCTCAGTTTATTATTCTACAAAATGAAGAGGTGGTGCATCACGCTTCTCACCAGGATATTGACGCTGCAAAATTGGAGGAATTAAGTTAA
- the glyA gene encoding serine hydroxymethyltransferase, whose product MQRDTEIFNLIAEEKERQLNGLELIASENFVSEQVLEAAGSVLTNKYAEGYPGKRYYGGCEVVDKVEQLAIDRLKELFNAEYANVQPHSGSQANTAVFHACLNPGDKFLGFDLSHGGHLTHGSPVNFSGKLYNPVFYGVDKETGLIDYDQVAEIAKQEKPKMIIAGASAYSREIDYKRFREIADSVGAILLADIAHPAGLIAKGLISDPMPHCHIVTSTTHKTLRGPRGGIIMMGKDFENPFGQKLKNGNLKKMSTLLNSGIFPGNQGGPLEHIIAAKAVAFGEALTDEFLHYTVQVKKNAAKLAEAFMDKGYDIISGGTDNHCMLIDLRNKDVSGKEAEEALSKAEITVNKNMVPFDDKSPFVTSGIRIGTAAVTTRGLIEADMPKIVDFIERVITNIDNESELEAVKNEVKAMMKGKPLFKV is encoded by the coding sequence ATGCAACGAGACACCGAAATATTTAATTTAATTGCGGAAGAAAAAGAACGCCAACTTAATGGGCTTGAGTTAATTGCCAGTGAAAACTTTGTGAGTGAACAGGTTTTAGAAGCTGCAGGCTCTGTCCTTACCAATAAATATGCTGAAGGTTATCCCGGCAAGCGCTATTACGGCGGTTGTGAGGTGGTAGATAAAGTAGAACAACTTGCTATAGACCGTTTAAAAGAATTATTTAATGCTGAATATGCTAACGTGCAACCGCATTCGGGATCGCAGGCAAATACAGCGGTATTTCATGCCTGTCTAAACCCGGGAGATAAATTCTTAGGATTTGATCTTTCTCACGGTGGGCATTTAACACACGGTTCTCCTGTAAATTTCTCCGGAAAACTTTACAATCCTGTTTTTTATGGGGTAGATAAAGAAACCGGACTTATAGATTACGACCAGGTTGCTGAAATAGCCAAACAGGAAAAACCTAAAATGATTATCGCCGGAGCTTCGGCATATTCAAGAGAAATAGATTATAAAAGATTTAGGGAGATCGCCGATAGTGTAGGGGCAATTTTACTTGCCGATATCGCCCATCCAGCCGGTCTAATCGCCAAAGGCTTAATTAGCGATCCAATGCCTCATTGCCATATCGTAACTTCAACTACGCATAAAACCCTTCGTGGGCCTCGTGGCGGAATTATAATGATGGGAAAAGATTTCGAAAATCCGTTTGGACAAAAATTGAAAAACGGGAATCTTAAAAAAATGTCTACTTTGCTTAACAGCGGAATTTTCCCTGGAAACCAGGGCGGGCCTTTAGAGCATATTATCGCTGCAAAAGCGGTTGCTTTTGGAGAAGCTTTAACCGATGAGTTTTTGCATTACACCGTGCAGGTGAAAAAGAATGCAGCGAAACTTGCCGAAGCATTTATGGATAAAGGTTATGATATAATTTCCGGTGGAACCGATAATCATTGTATGCTTATAGATCTTAGAAATAAAGATGTAAGCGGAAAAGAAGCTGAAGAAGCCTTAAGTAAAGCTGAAATCACCGTAAATAAAAATATGGTGCCTTTTGACGATAAATCGCCATTTGTGACTTCAGGAATTAGAATTGGTACTGCTGCCGTTACAACTCGCGGACTTATTGAAGCTGATATGCCTAAAATTGTAGACTTTATTGAGCGTGTAATCACTAACATAGATAATGAAAGTGAACTGGAAGCGGTTAAAAATGAAGTAAAAGCAATGATGAAAGGAAAACCACTTTTTAAAGTGTAA
- a CDS encoding CsbD family protein — MNNDQLEGKWKQVRGQFKQKYGDVTDDDTTYSEGKFDEMLGRLQEKTGKTKEELKKEIDKM, encoded by the coding sequence ATGAATAATGATCAATTAGAAGGAAAGTGGAAACAAGTTAGAGGCCAATTTAAACAAAAATATGGCGATGTAACTGATGATGATACCACTTATTCTGAAGGAAAGTTTGATGAAATGCTAGGTCGTTTACAGGAAAAGACCGGTAAAACTAAAGAAGAATTGAAAAAGGAAATTGATAAGATGTAA
- a CDS encoding ABC-F family ATP-binding cassette domain-containing protein produces MLSVSNLSVQFGKRVLFDEVNTTFTQGNCYGIIGANGAGKSTFLNILSGKSEPTSGRVHLEPGKRMSVLEQNHNLYDDTPVLETVILGNQPLAKIKKEMDEIYMKEDFSDADGERVGVLQVEFEEMNGWNAESDAASLLSNLGIKEQYHATLMKDLDGTQKVRVLLAQALFGNPDVLIMDEPTNDLDYETISWLEHFLANYDNTVIVVSHDRHFLDAVCTHISDIDFGKINHFSGNYTFWYESSQLAARQRAQQNKKSEEKKKELQEFIQRFSANVAKSKQATSRKKMIDKLNIEDIKPSSRRYPAIIFEREREAGDQILNIEKLEASIEGETLFKNVNINLAKGDKVVVYSRDSRATTAFYEIINGNQQPVAGKYSWGVTTNQSYLPLDNSEFFDNDLTLVDWLRQWAKTDEEREEVYIRGFLGKMLFSGEEALKTSKVLSGGEKVRCMLSRMMMMRANVVMLDEPTNHLDLESITAFNNSLKNFKGTVMFTTHDHEFAQTVANRVIELTPGGAIDRYATFDEYMSDKKIKEQRDKMYAVEA; encoded by the coding sequence ATGCTTTCAGTATCAAATCTTTCGGTTCAATTTGGCAAGCGTGTTTTGTTTGATGAAGTGAACACTACGTTTACCCAGGGCAATTGCTATGGAATTATTGGAGCCAATGGGGCCGGAAAATCTACTTTTTTAAACATCCTCTCAGGAAAGTCAGAGCCTACTTCTGGGCGCGTACATCTTGAGCCTGGCAAGCGAATGTCTGTACTGGAGCAAAACCATAACCTATATGATGATACGCCTGTGTTGGAAACTGTAATTTTAGGAAACCAACCCTTAGCTAAAATCAAAAAGGAAATGGACGAGATCTATATGAAAGAAGATTTTAGCGATGCCGATGGAGAAAGAGTAGGGGTATTGCAGGTGGAATTTGAAGAAATGAATGGCTGGAATGCCGAAAGTGATGCCGCTTCTTTACTATCCAATCTTGGAATTAAAGAGCAATATCACGCTACTTTAATGAAAGATCTTGATGGTACTCAAAAAGTAAGAGTACTTTTAGCCCAGGCGCTTTTTGGAAACCCAGATGTGCTAATTATGGATGAGCCTACCAACGATTTAGATTACGAAACTATCTCCTGGTTGGAACATTTTCTGGCAAACTATGATAACACGGTAATCGTGGTTTCTCACGACCGTCACTTTCTTGATGCCGTTTGTACTCATATTTCTGATATTGACTTCGGAAAAATAAATCATTTTAGTGGGAATTATACCTTCTGGTATGAGTCTTCCCAACTTGCAGCGAGACAACGTGCACAGCAGAATAAAAAATCTGAGGAGAAGAAGAAAGAATTACAGGAGTTTATACAGCGTTTTAGTGCGAACGTAGCCAAATCTAAACAGGCTACTTCTCGTAAAAAGATGATTGATAAACTTAATATTGAAGATATAAAACCTTCAAGCAGAAGATATCCCGCAATTATTTTTGAACGCGAACGTGAGGCCGGCGACCAAATCCTGAATATAGAAAAGCTGGAAGCTTCAATTGAAGGGGAAACATTATTTAAAAATGTAAATATCAACCTTGCAAAAGGCGATAAAGTTGTGGTTTATTCTCGTGACTCTAGAGCTACCACCGCTTTTTATGAAATTATAAACGGAAATCAACAGCCCGTAGCTGGAAAATATTCCTGGGGAGTTACTACCAATCAATCTTATCTTCCGTTAGATAATTCAGAGTTTTTTGACAATGATCTTACTTTGGTAGACTGGCTTAGACAATGGGCTAAAACCGACGAGGAAAGAGAAGAGGTTTATATTCGCGGCTTCCTTGGTAAAATGTTATTTAGTGGCGAGGAAGCTTTAAAAACTTCTAAAGTTCTTTCCGGAGGTGAAAAAGTGCGTTGTATGTTAAGCCGAATGATGATGATGCGAGCTAACGTTGTGATGTTAGATGAGCCTACAAACCACCTTGACCTGGAATCTATTACCGCTTTTAATAATTCGCTAAAGAATTTTAAAGGGACGGTGATGTTTACCACGCATGATCATGAATTCGCCCAAACAGTAGCAAATCGTGTAATTGAATTAACGCCGGGAGGTGCCATAGATCGTTATGCTACTTTTGATGAATATATGAGTGATAAAAAGATCAAAGAACAACGCGATAAAATGTATGCGGTAGAAGCTTAG
- the clpB gene encoding ATP-dependent chaperone ClpB codes for MNFNNFTIKSQEAIQQAQQLAQELGHQQIENEHIFKAISIVDENVAPFLLKKLNINVNLFNDILDKTLQSFPKVSGGDIVLSREAGKAVNEASTIAKKMNDEYVSIEHLILAIFKSSSKVAQILKDQGATEKSLKAAIEELRKGDRVTSQSAEETYNALDKYAINLNRMAEEGKLDPVIGRDEEIRRILQILSRRTKNNPMLVGEPGTGKTAIAEGLAHRIIAGDIPDNLKDKVIYNLDMGALIAGAKYKGEFEERLKAVIKEVTSSDGNIVLFIDEIHTLVGAGGGQGAMDAANILKPALARGELRAIGATTLDEYQKYFEKDKALERRFQKVTVDEPDTESAISILRGIKEKYETHHKVRIKDEAIIAAVELSQRYITNRFLPDKAIDLMDEAASKLRMEINSKPEELDVLDRRIMQLEIEIEAIKREKDESKLKVLGAELANIKEERNELNARWQNEKGVVDNIQNLKSDIENFKLEAERAEREGDYGKVAEIRYGKIKEAQEKLEELQKTVTQNQNEKSLIQEEVTNEDIAEVVAKWTGIPVTKMLQSDREKLLKLEDELHKRVVGQEEAIIAVSDAVRRSRAGLQDQKRPIGSFLFLGTTGVGKTELAKALAEYLFDDEAAMTRIDMSEYQERHSVSRLVGAPPGYVGYDEGGQLTEAVRRKPYSVVLLDEIEKAHPDTFNILLQVLDEGRLTDNKGRLADFKNTIIIMTSNMGSHIIQEKYENMKDPDTAMEAAKIEVLALLKQNVRPEFINRIDDIIMFSPLTQKDIRKIVSLQLKGVKKMLEKQHIVLDATEEAINFLASRGFDPQFGARPVKRVVQREVLNKLSKEILAGNIKTEHIILLDEFNDQLVFRNETNPVETE; via the coding sequence ATGAACTTTAACAACTTTACCATAAAATCACAGGAGGCGATCCAGCAGGCGCAGCAACTCGCCCAGGAACTAGGTCATCAGCAAATTGAAAATGAACATATTTTTAAAGCAATAAGCATTGTTGATGAAAACGTTGCTCCTTTTTTACTGAAAAAACTAAATATTAACGTCAATCTATTTAACGATATCCTGGATAAAACCTTACAGAGTTTTCCAAAAGTTAGCGGCGGTGATATTGTTCTTTCCCGTGAGGCGGGGAAAGCAGTCAACGAAGCTTCCACTATCGCTAAAAAAATGAATGATGAATATGTTTCTATTGAGCATCTTATTCTGGCCATTTTTAAATCTTCGAGTAAAGTCGCTCAAATCTTAAAAGACCAGGGTGCAACAGAGAAATCTTTAAAAGCTGCCATAGAAGAATTGCGTAAAGGTGACCGGGTAACTTCCCAAAGTGCCGAAGAAACCTATAATGCTTTAGATAAATACGCCATTAATTTAAACCGAATGGCCGAAGAAGGAAAATTAGATCCTGTTATTGGTCGCGACGAAGAAATTCGTAGAATTTTACAAATCCTTTCCCGAAGAACTAAAAACAACCCAATGTTAGTTGGCGAACCGGGAACAGGAAAAACTGCCATTGCGGAAGGTTTGGCGCATAGAATTATTGCCGGAGATATCCCAGATAACCTTAAGGATAAAGTGATCTATAATCTTGATATGGGAGCACTTATTGCCGGGGCCAAATATAAAGGAGAATTCGAAGAGCGTCTAAAAGCGGTTATTAAAGAAGTAACTTCCAGCGATGGAAATATCGTTTTATTTATAGATGAAATTCATACCCTTGTTGGTGCCGGTGGCGGGCAGGGCGCTATGGATGCTGCAAATATTTTAAAACCAGCACTGGCTCGTGGAGAATTGCGTGCTATTGGTGCTACAACTTTAGATGAATATCAAAAATATTTTGAAAAAGATAAAGCCTTGGAAAGAAGGTTTCAAAAAGTAACCGTAGATGAGCCTGATACCGAAAGTGCTATTTCCATCTTACGCGGAATTAAAGAGAAATACGAAACGCACCACAAGGTTAGGATAAAAGATGAAGCGATTATCGCCGCTGTTGAATTATCGCAGCGTTATATCACCAACCGGTTTTTACCTGATAAGGCGATTGACTTAATGGATGAAGCAGCTTCTAAGTTGCGTATGGAGATCAATTCAAAGCCTGAAGAATTGGATGTTCTAGACAGGCGTATCATGCAGCTGGAAATTGAAATTGAAGCGATAAAGCGTGAAAAAGACGAATCTAAATTAAAAGTACTTGGAGCTGAACTCGCAAATATTAAAGAAGAACGCAATGAATTAAATGCTCGCTGGCAGAACGAAAAAGGCGTGGTAGATAATATTCAGAATTTAAAATCTGATATTGAAAACTTTAAACTGGAAGCAGAACGTGCCGAACGCGAGGGAGATTATGGGAAAGTAGCCGAGATTCGCTATGGAAAGATCAAAGAAGCTCAGGAAAAATTAGAGGAACTACAAAAAACAGTAACTCAAAATCAAAATGAAAAATCCCTGATCCAGGAAGAAGTTACCAATGAAGATATCGCAGAAGTGGTGGCTAAATGGACTGGAATTCCGGTAACTAAGATGTTACAAAGCGACCGTGAAAAATTATTGAAATTAGAAGACGAATTACATAAACGTGTAGTGGGTCAGGAAGAAGCTATTATTGCCGTTAGTGATGCGGTAAGAAGAAGCCGTGCAGGTTTGCAGGACCAGAAAAGACCGATTGGCTCTTTCTTGTTCCTGGGAACTACCGGAGTTGGAAAAACTGAGTTGGCAAAAGCCCTGGCAGAATACTTATTCGATGACGAGGCAGCTATGACGCGAATTGATATGAGCGAATATCAGGAAAGGCATTCGGTGAGTCGTTTGGTAGGAGCGCCTCCGGGATATGTTGGTTACGACGAAGGTGGGCAGCTTACCGAAGCTGTTCGTAGAAAACCTTATTCTGTAGTGCTTTTAGATGAGATTGAAAAAGCACATCCAGATACTTTCAACATTCTTTTGCAGGTATTAGATGAAGGAAGGTTAACCGATAATAAAGGTCGACTGGCAGATTTTAAAAATACTATTATCATCATGACATCCAATATGGGAAGCCATATTATCCAGGAGAAATACGAAAATATGAAAGATCCTGATACCGCGATGGAAGCAGCTAAAATCGAAGTTTTGGCTTTGTTAAAACAAAATGTGCGACCAGAATTTATAAACAGAATAGACGATATCATTATGTTTAGTCCTTTAACGCAAAAAGATATCAGAAAGATTGTTTCTCTGCAGCTTAAAGGTGTAAAGAAAATGCTGGAAAAACAACATATTGTTTTGGATGCCACCGAAGAAGCCATTAACTTCCTTGCTAGCCGAGGTTTTGATCCACAGTTTGGAGCAAGACCGGTAAAAAGAGTAGTTCAGCGGGAAGTTTTAAATAAACTATCTAAAGAAATTCTTGCCGGAAATATCAAAACCGAACATATAATTCTTTTAGATGAATTTAATGATCAGCTGGTATTTAGGAATGAAACTAATCCTGTAGAAACAGAGTAA
- a CDS encoding SDR family oxidoreductase: MKTNTSPQKVVLITGASSGIGKSIGEYLSKHNFKVYGTSRNPAKISHPPFAMVALDVTKKETITTAIQQIIAEEGKIDVLINNAGVGITGPIEETPDEEIVKAFETNYFGPIKVIKAVLPEMRKQNSGLIINITSIAGYMGLPYRGIYSASKGALELTTEAFRMELKDFNIKMTNVAPGDFATNIAAGRYHAPVLEDSPYKESYGNTLKLMNEDVDAGKDPLLMAKAVHKIIQEKDPRGHYKVGEALQKFSVGLKRILPDKVYEKMLLKHYKL, translated from the coding sequence ATGAAAACAAATACTTCTCCTCAAAAAGTAGTGCTTATTACCGGAGCTTCTTCCGGAATTGGAAAATCTATAGGCGAATATCTTTCTAAACATAATTTTAAGGTTTACGGTACCAGCCGGAATCCGGCAAAAATTTCCCATCCTCCTTTTGCAATGGTTGCTTTAGATGTAACCAAAAAAGAAACTATCACTACTGCCATTCAACAAATTATTGCTGAAGAGGGCAAGATTGATGTGCTTATCAATAACGCAGGGGTTGGAATTACCGGTCCCATAGAGGAGACTCCAGATGAAGAAATCGTCAAAGCTTTTGAGACTAACTATTTTGGACCTATAAAAGTGATCAAAGCGGTTTTGCCTGAAATGAGAAAGCAAAATAGTGGCTTGATCATAAATATTACTTCTATCGCCGGTTATATGGGCCTGCCTTACCGCGGAATTTATTCAGCTTCAAAAGGAGCTTTGGAACTTACTACCGAAGCTTTTAGAATGGAATTAAAAGATTTCAATATAAAAATGACCAACGTTGCTCCGGGTGATTTTGCGACCAATATTGCAGCAGGACGGTATCACGCGCCGGTGCTGGAAGATTCTCCTTATAAGGAATCTTATGGGAATACTTTAAAATTAATGAATGAAGATGTAGATGCAGGGAAAGATCCTTTATTGATGGCAAAAGCGGTGCATAAAATTATTCAGGAAAAAGATCCTCGCGGGCATTACAAAGTGGGGGAGGCGCTTCAGAAATTTTCAGTTGGTTTAAAGCGAATTTTGCCCGATAAAGTTTATGAAAAAATGCTGCTTAAGCATTATAAATTATAA
- the fsa gene encoding fructose-6-phosphate aldolase, whose translation MKFFIDTANLDQIREAQQLGVLDGVTTNPSLMAKEGITGKDNIYKHYREICEIVDGDVSAEVIATDFDGIVREGEELAELHEQIIVKVPMIKEGIKAIKYFSDNGIKTNCTLVFSAGQALLAAKAGATYVSPFIGRLDDISTDGLNLIADIRLIYDNYGFETEILAASVRHTMHVLECAKLGADVMTGPLSSIEGLLKHPLTDIGLEKFLSDYKKGNQ comes from the coding sequence ATGAAATTTTTTATTGATACTGCTAATCTTGATCAAATAAGAGAGGCGCAACAACTTGGCGTTTTAGATGGAGTAACTACAAATCCTTCTTTAATGGCGAAAGAAGGAATTACAGGAAAAGATAATATTTACAAGCATTATAGAGAAATTTGTGAGATTGTAGATGGAGACGTTAGTGCTGAGGTAATTGCAACCGATTTTGACGGAATAGTTAGAGAAGGGGAAGAGCTGGCCGAATTACACGAGCAAATTATTGTGAAAGTTCCTATGATTAAGGAAGGTATAAAAGCAATAAAATACTTTAGTGATAACGGAATTAAAACCAACTGTACTTTAGTGTTTTCTGCAGGGCAGGCTTTATTGGCTGCTAAAGCGGGAGCTACTTATGTTTCTCCTTTTATTGGACGTTTAGATGATATTTCTACTGATGGTTTAAACCTTATTGCCGATATTAGATTGATCTATGATAATTACGGATTTGAAACTGAAATTCTTGCTGCTTCTGTTCGTCATACCATGCACGTATTAGAATGCGCAAAATTAGGTGCAGATGTAATGACCGGGCCCCTTTCTTCTATTGAAGGTTTATTAAAACACCCACTTACAGATATTGGTTTGGAGAAATTTTTATCTGATTATAAGAAAGGGAATCAGTAA